The following are encoded in a window of Chitinophagaceae bacterium genomic DNA:
- a CDS encoding murein L,D-transpeptidase catalytic domain family protein: MRLIRYALALLPMLLLLANSTSSDVTKKSTATYGTGIAAVSAGTGPMTSAGELFETWNLEAAGLSRDAFEKAARGYEVLQSRSLLKKDNLLTIIDYSKPSSQKRLFVLDMITGNILFNSLVAHGRNSGLDYATDFSNSGQSHKSSLGFFITLDTYKGGNGYSLKLKGCEAGINDNAFKRAIVMHGAGYVHENFIRRNGYLGRSYGCPAVPVGLTKKIIDVIKGGSCMFLYYPSKNYITRSKILNT, from the coding sequence ATGAGATTAATCCGTTATGCGCTTGCATTGCTGCCCATGTTGTTGTTGCTTGCCAACAGCACTTCGTCAGACGTTACAAAGAAAAGTACGGCAACATACGGAACCGGCATCGCTGCTGTTTCAGCAGGAACGGGTCCAATGACCAGCGCCGGGGAATTGTTTGAAACCTGGAACCTGGAAGCTGCCGGCCTGTCACGGGATGCTTTTGAAAAAGCGGCCAGGGGATATGAAGTACTTCAATCCAGGAGCCTTCTCAAAAAAGATAACCTGCTCACCATTATTGATTACAGCAAACCTTCGTCTCAGAAAAGACTGTTTGTACTGGATATGATCACCGGGAATATCCTGTTCAACTCCCTGGTGGCACATGGCCGCAATTCAGGATTGGATTATGCCACCGATTTTTCCAATAGCGGGCAATCACATAAGAGCAGCCTTGGGTTTTTTATCACACTGGATACGTATAAAGGTGGAAATGGATATTCGTTGAAATTAAAAGGATGCGAGGCCGGGATCAATGATAATGCTTTTAAAAGGGCCATCGTAATGCATGGTGCCGGTTATGTGCATGAGAATTTCATCCGCCGGAATGGTTACCTGGGCAGGAGTTATGGGTGCCCGGCCGTACCGGTGGGATTGACTAAAAAGATCATTGATGTGATCAAAGGAGGGAGCTGTATGTTTTTATACTATCCGTCAAAAAACTATATAACCCGATCAAAAATACTTAACACGTAA
- a CDS encoding beta-ketoacyl-ACP synthase III: protein MSFNEVYITNTSSFFPNGPVSNDEMEDYLGYINGQPSKSKRIVLRNNGITNRYYALTKDRKVTHTNAQITAEAVKAVLGNDENKFKAIDLISCGTSTPDQVMPSHGVMVHGLLPQTNAIEVVSPAGVCCAGMHALKYAYMAIKTGDAGLAVATGSERFSTLLIADVFEDEAKKLKELEENPYIGFEKEFLRWMLSDGAAAFLMTNKKNENGLSLRVEWLEGFSYANTMEACMYSASEKMKDGSLKSYMEFTHDEINNKSILSIKQDVKLLSENIVPLGGEGLKAALDKHGVKSSEVDYFLPHMSSNFFKDKIFQRLIENGTGIPYDKWFVNLSTVGNVGAASVYLMVDELYHSGKLKKGDKILLLVPESARFSYMYSLLTVC from the coding sequence ATGTCTTTTAACGAGGTTTACATAACCAATACTTCTTCCTTTTTCCCAAACGGCCCGGTATCCAATGATGAGATGGAGGATTACCTGGGTTATATAAACGGTCAGCCTTCCAAATCAAAGCGTATTGTTTTGCGGAACAACGGCATCACCAACCGGTATTATGCGTTAACCAAGGACAGGAAAGTGACGCATACCAATGCCCAGATAACAGCCGAGGCTGTAAAGGCTGTTTTAGGAAATGACGAAAATAAATTCAAAGCCATTGACCTGATCTCCTGCGGTACATCCACCCCCGACCAGGTGATGCCTTCGCACGGGGTAATGGTACACGGCCTGCTTCCCCAAACCAATGCCATTGAAGTGGTATCCCCGGCAGGGGTTTGCTGTGCCGGTATGCATGCATTAAAATATGCCTACATGGCTATTAAGACCGGGGATGCCGGTTTAGCTGTGGCAACAGGTTCCGAGCGGTTCTCCACCTTGCTTATCGCAGATGTGTTTGAGGACGAGGCGAAAAAATTAAAAGAACTGGAAGAGAACCCATACATCGGTTTCGAAAAAGAGTTCCTGCGCTGGATGTTATCGGACGGGGCTGCTGCTTTTTTAATGACCAACAAGAAGAACGAAAATGGGCTGAGCCTGCGGGTGGAATGGCTGGAAGGGTTTTCGTATGCCAATACCATGGAAGCCTGCATGTACAGCGCCAGTGAGAAAATGAAAGACGGTTCATTGAAGAGTTATATGGAATTCACCCACGATGAAATAAACAACAAATCCATCTTAAGTATCAAGCAGGACGTAAAACTGCTCAGTGAAAATATTGTTCCGCTGGGTGGCGAAGGCCTGAAAGCAGCGCTGGATAAACACGGGGTAAAATCATCGGAAGTGGATTATTTTCTGCCACACATGTCCAGTAATTTTTTCAAGGACAAAATATTTCAACGCCTGATCGAGAACGGAACCGGTATTCCATACGACAAATGGTTTGTCAACCTCAGTACGGTTGGCAATGTGGGTGCTGCTTCGGTTTACCTGATGGTGGATGAGTTATACCACAGCGGTAAACTGAAAAAAGGCGACAAGATCCTGCTGCTTGTTCCGGAAAGCGCCCGTTTTTCATATATGTACAGCCTTCTTACCGTTTGCTAA